The Acidimicrobiia bacterium genome contains a region encoding:
- a CDS encoding NAD-dependent deacylase, with product MSSLEHARALVAEAGRVATFTGAGLSAESGIATFRDPTTGYWARYDPAELASPVGFAADPELVIDWYNHRRRTLAAAEPNAAHRSLAECADLIHVTQNVDDLLERAGARRVLHLHGSIGLDRCDRACGYEERIDLAAPPGLRPCPFCGAPIRPAVVWFGETLQEAVWNASVEAISRADLLLVIGTSGVVYPAAGLIDHARSTGAAVVVVNAEPIRSPADVVLIGSAVEFVPKILAGRRTGGPGGSPGSDVGRLD from the coding sequence ATGAGTTCATTGGAACACGCCCGTGCCCTCGTGGCCGAAGCCGGACGAGTTGCTACCTTCACCGGTGCCGGTCTGAGCGCTGAATCGGGCATAGCGACGTTCCGGGACCCGACCACGGGCTACTGGGCCCGCTACGACCCGGCGGAACTGGCCAGTCCGGTAGGGTTCGCTGCCGATCCGGAGCTCGTCATCGATTGGTACAACCACCGAAGACGAACCCTCGCCGCGGCCGAGCCGAACGCCGCCCACCGTTCCCTGGCCGAGTGCGCCGACCTGATCCATGTGACCCAGAACGTCGACGACCTGCTCGAGAGGGCCGGGGCAAGGCGAGTTCTCCACCTGCACGGATCCATCGGCCTGGACCGCTGTGATCGAGCCTGCGGTTACGAGGAACGGATCGACCTCGCTGCTCCGCCGGGCCTCAGGCCGTGCCCATTCTGCGGGGCACCTATTCGTCCCGCCGTGGTCTGGTTCGGCGAGACTCTGCAAGAAGCCGTTTGGAACGCATCCGTCGAGGCAATCAGCCGAGCAGACTTGCTGCTCGTCATCGGAACCTCCGGTGTCGTGTACCCGGCCGCCGGCCTCATCGACCATGCACGCAGCACCGGTGCGGCCGTGGTAGTTGTCAACGCCGAGCCGATCAGATCTCCTGCTGATGTCGTGCTCATCGGCTCGGCTGTCGAGTTCGTGCCGAAGATTCTCGCCGGTCGACGCACCGGTGGCCCGGGCGGATCGCCCGGCTCAGACGTCGGCCGGCTCGATTAG
- a CDS encoding NifU family protein, which translates to MNDTILSITDDALRMIAEIRDAEPGDDEFALFIEVTGARGPLYNYELSFVPVGDAQPTDVIERIGDLAVLIRSADVDKLRGANINLGSDPMNPGLAIDNPNNPVSPTIPSADRAELTGPLAEQVQHVLEHEVNPAIASHGGGARLISVEEDTVYLELMGGCQGCGMATVTLKHGIERIITEAIPEISRVVDVTDHDSGNNPYYQQAKK; encoded by the coding sequence ATGAACGACACGATTCTTTCAATAACCGATGACGCCCTGCGGATGATCGCTGAAATCCGCGATGCCGAACCAGGTGATGACGAGTTCGCACTCTTCATAGAGGTGACCGGCGCGCGCGGCCCGCTCTACAACTACGAACTCAGTTTCGTGCCGGTTGGCGATGCGCAGCCGACCGATGTGATCGAGCGAATCGGCGACCTGGCGGTGCTGATTCGCTCGGCAGACGTGGACAAACTGCGTGGCGCCAACATCAACCTGGGCTCGGATCCGATGAACCCCGGCCTCGCCATCGACAACCCCAACAACCCGGTCAGTCCGACGATTCCGAGCGCAGATCGCGCGGAGCTCACCGGACCTCTGGCCGAGCAGGTCCAGCATGTCCTCGAACACGAAGTCAATCCGGCGATAGCCTCTCACGGCGGAGGCGCCCGGTTGATCTCGGTCGAGGAGGACACCGTCTACCTGGAGCTCATGGGCGGCTGCCAGGGGTGTGGAATGGCAACCGTCACCTTGAAACACGGAATCGAGCGCATAATCACCGAGGCGATTCCGGAGATATCCAGAGTGGTCGATGTGACCGATCACGACTCGGGTAACAACCCCTACTACCAGCAGGCCAAGAAGTAG
- the polX gene encoding DNA polymerase/3'-5' exonuclease PolX has product MVTKRDILSLLDELTELTILDEGDPQSFRVRAYENARRAIESQTDGVVSMSEKELVALKGIGKGTAAKITEFVSTGRSEKLESLRAEYPAEFVRLTKIPGIGPKTARRLRDELNIHDLAGLEAALDQQLLRNLPGFGAGKEEKIGRGIDQLGLRGKEQRFPISEAWPVATALVGTLESLPAVVRVRVCGSLRRLRETVADLDIVVATHDPDAVGAHVVGLPIVGEVLGHGSTKTSFVTAAGLQVDVRVVTPDQFGAAVQYFTGSKAHNVSVRQVALSQGMTLNEYGLTSIETGEVIASAAEEDIYRSLGLEWVPPPMREGTGEIEAAATGRLPDVVTLNDIKGDLHDHTDRSGDGRASLEQMISAAQEHGFEYLAITDHGINLTINGVDRAGMLKQRQEIQEIQDRFSDLRILHGCELNIGLDGTVDFDDAFLAGFDWCVASIHDGFDRPAAEQTIRLITAMQNPAVNAIGHLSGRMIGRRPGIAFDMEAVLEAAALTGTALEINGALERLDATPEVIRAGIDLGVHFVISTDSHHPSELRRMEWGVANAQRGWLTPDRVVNTWPLNRVLDWIGSV; this is encoded by the coding sequence GTGGTCACCAAGCGCGACATTCTCTCGCTTCTCGACGAGCTGACCGAACTGACGATCCTCGATGAGGGCGATCCGCAGTCGTTCCGCGTCCGTGCCTACGAGAACGCCAGGCGCGCCATCGAAAGCCAGACCGACGGTGTGGTGAGCATGTCGGAAAAGGAGTTGGTTGCACTCAAGGGGATCGGCAAGGGCACCGCCGCCAAGATCACGGAGTTCGTTTCGACGGGTCGCTCGGAGAAGCTGGAGAGTCTTCGAGCCGAGTACCCGGCCGAGTTCGTGCGACTGACCAAGATTCCGGGCATCGGGCCCAAAACAGCGCGACGCCTTCGGGATGAGCTGAACATTCATGACCTCGCCGGCCTCGAAGCAGCACTCGATCAGCAACTCCTCCGGAATCTGCCGGGATTCGGCGCCGGCAAAGAAGAGAAGATCGGACGCGGGATCGACCAACTCGGACTCCGCGGAAAAGAGCAGCGATTCCCCATATCCGAAGCATGGCCGGTGGCGACGGCCCTGGTGGGAACCCTCGAGAGCCTGCCCGCCGTGGTTCGTGTTCGGGTGTGCGGGAGCCTCCGACGCCTTCGCGAAACGGTGGCCGATCTGGATATCGTCGTAGCCACCCATGACCCGGACGCCGTCGGCGCGCACGTAGTCGGCCTGCCGATTGTCGGCGAGGTCCTCGGGCACGGGTCTACCAAGACGTCTTTCGTCACGGCGGCCGGGCTACAGGTTGATGTACGTGTCGTGACACCCGATCAATTCGGTGCAGCGGTGCAGTATTTCACAGGGTCGAAAGCCCACAACGTCTCGGTCCGGCAAGTCGCCCTCTCGCAGGGCATGACCCTCAATGAGTATGGGTTGACGAGCATCGAGACCGGTGAGGTCATCGCCTCGGCAGCCGAGGAGGACATCTACCGCTCTCTAGGACTCGAATGGGTTCCACCTCCGATGAGGGAGGGAACCGGCGAGATCGAGGCGGCCGCGACGGGAAGACTGCCGGACGTCGTCACACTGAACGACATCAAGGGCGATCTGCACGATCACACTGATCGGTCCGGGGACGGACGAGCGTCTCTCGAGCAGATGATTTCCGCAGCGCAGGAGCATGGGTTCGAGTACCTGGCGATCACCGATCACGGGATCAATCTGACGATCAACGGAGTGGACCGCGCCGGGATGCTGAAACAGAGGCAGGAGATCCAGGAGATACAGGATCGGTTCTCCGATCTCCGGATATTGCACGGCTGTGAGTTGAACATCGGCCTCGATGGGACGGTCGACTTCGACGATGCATTCCTGGCCGGATTCGATTGGTGTGTGGCAAGCATTCACGACGGCTTCGACCGGCCGGCCGCCGAACAGACCATCCGGCTCATCACCGCGATGCAGAATCCGGCAGTGAACGCCATCGGCCATCTCAGCGGTCGGATGATCGGGCGGCGACCGGGAATCGCGTTCGACATGGAGGCCGTCCTCGAGGCCGCCGCGCTGACGGGAACTGCCCTCGAAATCAACGGCGCATTGGAGCGCCTCGACGCGACGCCGGAGGTGATCCGGGCAGGGATCGACCTCGGAGTCCACTTCGTGATCTCGACGGACTCCCATCATCCGTCCGAGCTGCGCCGAATGGAATGGGGCGTCGCCAACGCGCAACGCGGCTGGTTGACGCCCGATCGGGTCGTCAACACGTGGCCGTTGAACCGAGTCCTCGACTGGATAGGTTCCGTCTGA
- a CDS encoding APC family permease, whose product MSTSLRRHLSLPAVFTVSLGAMIGSGIFVLPGLAAELAGPAAVVAYFLAGLIVVPAALSMAEMASAMPMAGGTYVFIDRAMGPLMGTIAGFGVWFALVFKSAFALVGFEGYLDFLVDLPVELVGIGLAVLLTSLNSIGVRVSGRFQTAIVAAVLGVLFFVVVGGAGSTDASAFTPFAPEGIGGILAATGLVFVSYAGVTKVASIGEEVKNPSRSLPMGMLGSIGLMLVLYPALIAVVVGNVDLDRLTTDNAPMVTAAANFSDTIGQDVVAVTAILALISMANAGLLSSSRYPFAMARNALAPRFFERVGARSGTPTASVLVTGATLVVLIATVPLLELAKLASAFQVLVFSIVNLSVIAFREAEVPWYQPGFKSPLYPWVQIAGILGVLVLFTQLGFFPIFGAVGIVVIGVFWYRMFGQSRVSHESALLDALRLRATARLIDLTRDALARPGRDHILIPLSDTIGSTRLRNLLRLASSLAAEDGRITLARVDRDTAGTLWWRRTVYPEASDPFRVGVRRIADELGIDVGVVRPRGSDVREGINDYIARHAVDLVLSYQAEVGRRRRGFSADIRWLQENAPCDMAVLHRRRLEGLRNITVMGAGSPYDMMKIDVGNRFASSPDASLSFVHVLPEDATDPQVEAIRGYHGRLEELCSAGTSSIVERAPNFIEAIAERGRGADLVILGASRRTTGLGTELTDTIAEAMDAPVLVVSTREPGRPGLLRAALERLIY is encoded by the coding sequence TTGAGCACCAGCCTCCGACGCCATCTGAGCCTTCCTGCCGTCTTCACAGTCAGCCTCGGGGCAATGATCGGGAGCGGGATCTTCGTGCTTCCCGGGCTGGCTGCGGAGTTGGCGGGACCGGCCGCCGTCGTCGCCTACTTCCTCGCCGGTCTGATCGTGGTTCCTGCGGCTCTCAGCATGGCGGAGATGGCCTCGGCGATGCCTATGGCCGGCGGTACATACGTCTTCATCGACCGTGCCATGGGCCCCTTGATGGGAACCATCGCCGGTTTCGGAGTCTGGTTCGCCCTCGTGTTCAAATCGGCTTTCGCGCTGGTGGGTTTCGAGGGCTACCTCGACTTCCTGGTCGATCTCCCGGTTGAGCTGGTCGGAATCGGGCTTGCGGTACTGCTCACTTCGTTGAACTCGATCGGAGTGCGGGTGTCCGGCCGATTCCAGACTGCAATCGTGGCGGCCGTTCTGGGGGTCTTGTTTTTCGTAGTCGTCGGAGGTGCAGGCTCGACAGACGCATCGGCGTTCACGCCGTTCGCGCCCGAAGGCATCGGCGGCATCCTCGCCGCCACCGGGCTCGTATTCGTGTCGTACGCGGGGGTCACGAAGGTCGCCTCGATCGGGGAGGAGGTGAAGAACCCGTCACGGTCGCTCCCGATGGGAATGCTCGGATCCATCGGCCTCATGCTGGTCCTCTATCCGGCGCTGATAGCGGTGGTCGTCGGCAACGTCGATCTCGACCGGCTGACGACCGACAACGCTCCCATGGTGACTGCGGCAGCCAACTTCTCGGATACGATCGGTCAGGATGTGGTGGCGGTCACCGCCATCCTTGCTCTCATCAGCATGGCCAACGCCGGCTTGCTGAGTTCCTCCCGTTACCCGTTCGCCATGGCTCGCAACGCGCTGGCCCCCCGGTTCTTCGAGCGAGTTGGTGCCCGGAGCGGAACACCGACGGCCTCTGTGCTGGTCACCGGGGCGACGCTCGTCGTCTTGATCGCCACGGTCCCCCTATTGGAACTGGCCAAGCTGGCTTCTGCATTCCAGGTGCTCGTGTTCTCGATCGTCAATCTCTCGGTCATCGCGTTTCGTGAGGCCGAGGTTCCGTGGTATCAGCCCGGTTTCAAGTCGCCGCTATACCCGTGGGTCCAGATCGCCGGGATTCTCGGGGTTCTGGTCCTCTTCACACAGCTCGGGTTCTTCCCCATCTTCGGGGCGGTCGGAATAGTCGTAATCGGCGTGTTCTGGTACCGGATGTTCGGGCAATCGAGGGTTTCGCACGAGAGTGCTCTGCTGGACGCGCTGCGCCTCCGCGCTACGGCTCGTCTCATCGATCTGACTCGTGATGCACTGGCCCGTCCGGGCCGGGATCACATCCTGATACCGCTGTCGGACACGATCGGATCCACCCGTCTGCGCAACCTCCTCCGGCTGGCATCGAGCCTCGCCGCCGAAGATGGCCGAATCACCCTTGCCCGGGTGGATCGCGACACTGCAGGTACGTTGTGGTGGCGGCGAACGGTATATCCGGAGGCAAGCGATCCTTTCCGGGTGGGCGTCCGGCGAATCGCCGACGAACTGGGGATCGACGTTGGTGTGGTCCGGCCGCGCGGCTCCGACGTCCGCGAGGGGATAAACGACTACATAGCCAGGCACGCGGTGGATCTCGTGTTGAGTTACCAGGCGGAGGTGGGCAGAAGAAGACGAGGGTTCTCAGCCGACATCCGGTGGCTCCAGGAGAATGCTCCGTGCGATATGGCCGTGCTTCATCGACGCCGGCTCGAGGGGCTTCGCAACATCACGGTAATGGGCGCAGGTTCCCCCTACGACATGATGAAGATCGACGTCGGGAATCGCTTCGCGTCCTCGCCCGATGCCTCGCTTTCATTCGTGCATGTGCTGCCTGAAGACGCGACCGATCCTCAGGTCGAAGCGATCAGGGGCTACCACGGTCGGCTGGAGGAACTGTGCAGCGCCGGAACGTCGAGCATCGTGGAGCGCGCCCCGAACTTCATCGAAGCCATTGCAGAACGGGGTCGGGGTGCCGATCTGGTGATACTCGGCGCATCCCGACGGACTACGGGCCTCGGGACCGAGTTGACCGACACCATTGCCGAAGCGATGGACGCACCGGTGCTTGTGGTATCCACCCGTGAGCCGGGACGGCCGGGGTTGCTGAGGGCGGCTCTCGAACGCCTCATCTACTGA
- the malQ gene encoding 4-alpha-glucanotransferase — MHLTRSSGVLLHPTSLPGPYGVGDLGPAAHHWIEMLAETGTGVWQLLPLGPTGYGDSPYQCFSAFAGNPLLVSPDLLVEDGLLSEADLIEFPRCEEREVDYGAVIPAKLALLDRAYRRGARSDWSREVAAFRAEQATWIEDYSLFMALKDIHRGRPWWTWDPELRDREETTIARSRGRLEDLVDSHIFRQFLFARQWKRIRSSAAVHGLCIVGDAPIFVAEDSADVWSNRDLFQLDELGRPTVVAGVPPDYFSATGQLWGNPLYRWDLHAATGYRWWLDRMQAVLDLVDVVRLDHFRGFAGYWEVPAGEDTAINGRWVEGPGVEFLEALTGEFGELPIIAEDLGDITPDVIELRDRFRLPGMKILQFAFDSGEENDFLPHRFPEHCVVYTGTHDNDTTRGWFDSADESDRKHALEYLGVDGSDYAWDLIEAAWKSRAAWAITTMQDVLSLGSEARMNFPSVPGGNWRWRMKQGAFTEELRTRLRSLNRKTGRLSDA; from the coding sequence ATGCACCTCACCAGGTCCTCCGGCGTCCTTCTACATCCGACGAGCCTTCCGGGCCCGTACGGCGTGGGCGATCTGGGCCCCGCCGCTCATCACTGGATCGAGATGCTGGCCGAGACCGGGACCGGGGTCTGGCAACTGCTGCCGCTCGGCCCCACCGGCTACGGAGATTCGCCGTATCAGTGTTTCTCGGCGTTCGCCGGCAACCCATTGCTGGTGAGCCCGGACCTCCTCGTCGAGGACGGCCTGCTCTCCGAAGCCGACCTCATCGAGTTCCCCCGCTGTGAAGAACGGGAAGTGGACTACGGCGCCGTGATCCCGGCCAAGCTCGCTTTGCTCGACAGGGCCTACCGGCGCGGCGCCCGCTCGGATTGGTCCCGAGAAGTCGCAGCCTTCCGGGCCGAGCAGGCCACATGGATCGAGGACTACTCGCTCTTCATGGCACTCAAAGACATCCACCGGGGACGCCCGTGGTGGACGTGGGACCCCGAGCTCAGAGATCGGGAGGAAACGACGATCGCGCGCTCCCGCGGCAGGCTCGAGGATTTGGTCGACTCACACATTTTCAGGCAGTTCCTGTTCGCCCGTCAGTGGAAGAGAATCCGCAGCAGTGCAGCCGTCCACGGGTTATGCATCGTCGGCGATGCCCCCATCTTCGTCGCGGAGGACTCGGCGGACGTCTGGTCGAATCGGGACCTGTTCCAACTGGACGAGTTAGGTCGCCCGACTGTTGTCGCGGGTGTCCCTCCCGATTATTTCTCCGCGACCGGACAGCTGTGGGGTAATCCGCTCTATCGCTGGGATCTGCACGCCGCAACCGGCTACCGCTGGTGGCTCGACCGGATGCAGGCGGTGCTCGACCTGGTGGATGTGGTCCGGCTGGACCACTTCAGAGGATTCGCCGGCTACTGGGAAGTGCCGGCAGGCGAGGACACTGCGATCAACGGGCGATGGGTCGAAGGCCCGGGGGTCGAGTTCCTCGAAGCGCTGACCGGTGAGTTCGGTGAACTCCCGATCATCGCTGAGGATCTCGGCGACATCACGCCGGATGTCATCGAACTGCGGGACCGCTTCCGGTTGCCGGGCATGAAGATCCTTCAGTTTGCCTTCGACTCCGGTGAGGAGAACGATTTCCTCCCTCACCGTTTCCCGGAGCATTGCGTTGTCTACACCGGCACTCACGACAACGACACCACCCGCGGCTGGTTCGATTCGGCAGATGAATCCGACAGGAAGCATGCCCTCGAGTATCTGGGCGTCGACGGTTCCGACTACGCGTGGGACCTGATCGAGGCAGCATGGAAGTCACGCGCTGCCTGGGCGATAACCACGATGCAGGACGTCTTGAGCCTGGGCAGCGAGGCGCGGATGAACTTCCCGAGCGTTCCGGGGGGCAACTGGAGGTGGCGGATGAAACAGGGCGCTTTCACGGAGGAGCTACGAACCCGACTGCGCTCCCTCAACCGGAAGACCGGGCGACTGTCCGATGCGTGA
- a CDS encoding ATP-grasp domain-containing protein, translating into MPHIVLILPTSTYRATEFVDAAERLGVEITVASEDAPPLAATAGAPHVLIDCSSPETSAATIVEHADGHPIDAIVAADDQGVEIAALAAARLGLPHNPPVGVAATRNKAMLRRALARAEVPQPAFGVVNTAEDAVAAVADLGAPAVLKPLGLSASQGVIRVDDAEEAFAAAERIRRILITEGHSPGEPILVERFVPGIEVAVEGLLYDGKLEVLAVFDKPDPLDGPYFEETILITPSRLHPEMIDEVVRVTERAIGALELREGPIHAELRVDGPRVILLEVAARSIGGLCGRSLRFGLLGSSLETLILRRALGMPVAGLRREDRASGAMMLPIPRSGILRSVRGREAALAVPGITGLEISMHPGDVIRALPEGNRYLGFLFAKGPTPEDAEASLRAAHAELEFVID; encoded by the coding sequence ATGCCGCACATCGTCCTCATTCTGCCAACGTCCACATACCGGGCCACCGAGTTCGTCGACGCCGCCGAGCGGCTGGGGGTGGAAATCACGGTGGCGTCGGAAGATGCACCACCGCTCGCCGCAACAGCCGGGGCGCCCCATGTGCTCATCGACTGCAGTTCCCCTGAGACCTCCGCCGCGACCATCGTCGAGCATGCCGACGGCCATCCGATCGATGCGATCGTGGCCGCCGACGATCAGGGCGTCGAGATCGCCGCTCTCGCCGCCGCCCGGCTCGGTCTGCCTCACAACCCGCCCGTCGGAGTGGCCGCCACCAGGAACAAGGCAATGCTGCGACGGGCGCTCGCCAGGGCAGAGGTTCCCCAACCGGCGTTCGGTGTCGTGAATACAGCAGAAGATGCCGTGGCGGCCGTCGCCGATCTCGGCGCCCCCGCAGTCCTGAAGCCTCTCGGCCTCAGTGCCTCCCAGGGCGTCATTCGGGTCGATGATGCAGAGGAAGCGTTCGCCGCAGCCGAACGTATCCGCCGAATACTGATTACCGAGGGCCACTCTCCAGGTGAACCGATCCTCGTCGAGCGGTTCGTGCCCGGAATAGAAGTTGCGGTCGAGGGTCTGCTCTACGACGGGAAGCTCGAGGTTCTGGCCGTCTTCGACAAGCCCGATCCGCTCGACGGCCCGTATTTCGAGGAGACCATTCTCATCACCCCGTCCCGGCTCCATCCGGAGATGATCGACGAAGTCGTACGCGTCACCGAGCGCGCCATCGGTGCCCTCGAGTTGCGCGAGGGCCCGATACACGCCGAGCTGCGCGTCGACGGCCCGCGCGTGATTCTGCTCGAGGTGGCCGCCCGCTCCATCGGCGGTCTGTGTGGGAGGTCACTCCGTTTCGGTTTGCTCGGCTCCTCACTCGAGACGCTGATACTTCGACGGGCTCTGGGTATGCCGGTCGCAGGCCTGCGCAGGGAGGATCGGGCATCGGGAGCGATGATGCTCCCCATTCCGAGATCCGGAATCCTCCGTTCCGTCCGGGGACGCGAGGCGGCGCTGGCGGTACCCGGGATCACGGGTCTCGAGATCTCGATGCACCCGGGAGACGTGATTCGGGCGCTGCCCGAAGGAAACCGCTATCTGGGTTTCCTCTTCGCGAAGGGGCCGACTCCGGAGGATGCCGAAGCTTCACTGCGGGCCGCGCATGCCGAGCTGGAGTTCGTCATCGATTGA
- the aceE gene encoding pyruvate dehydrogenase (acetyl-transferring), homodimeric type, whose amino-acid sequence MIIDEFIQQFPDADPDETREWLDSLDAAVGHAGPRRGQYLISRLIKRAREIGVDVPALVSTPYINSIPPEEEPWFPGDEQMERRIRRAIRWNAAVMVIKANYVAEGIGGHLSTFASSAALYDVGFNHFFRGKEDGLPGDSVYFQGHAAPGIYARAYLEGRITEEQLDHFRREIAGNGLSSYPHPRLMPDFWEFPTVSMGLGPINSIYHARFLKYLHNRRIDDAGQSRVWSFLGDGETDEPETLGSITLAAREKLDNLTWVINCNLQRLDGPVRGNGKIIQELEAIFRGAGWNVIKVIWGSNWDPLLAADAGSVLVDNMNRRVDGDYQRYKAHDGAYVREHFFGPDPRLRHMVEHMTDDEIWALRRGGHDYKKLYAAYKRATELTGAPTVILAKTIKGWTLGPDVEGRNATHQIKKLNNAQLMKLRTRLSLDDVIPPLGDDDEPPYLKFEENSPEYNYLMERRRALDGPLPSRRTTIRRPLTLPDPAVFAEFDGGSGKNEVSTTMAFTRLLRNMARDEQFGPRVVPIIPDEGRTFGMDALFKELAIYASEGQKYEPVDAQLLLSYTERKDGQILEEGITEAGSMASFTAAATSYATRGVPMVPFFAFYSMFGFQRVGDLIWAAADSRAKGFLLGATAGRTTLAGEGLQHQDGHSLLLASAVPACEAYDPAFAYEMATIIRRGLDRMYRDNEDVFYYLTIYNENYVQPPKPDNVDDGIMAGLYRWDGAPEGASHKAAILFSGSTHTAARLARQELAENFDVGAELWSATSYKKLREDALATDRWNRLHPGEEQRYPYVDRLSAVGGPIVAVTDFVQAVPDSIARWVPGTYLTLGTDGYGRSDTREALRRFFEIDAGHIVVAVLSGLARDGEIPTERVVEALERYDIDPDQPDPFTV is encoded by the coding sequence ATGATCATCGACGAGTTCATCCAGCAGTTTCCGGATGCCGATCCCGACGAGACTCGCGAGTGGCTCGACTCACTCGACGCGGCCGTCGGCCATGCGGGCCCGCGGCGCGGACAGTATCTGATCAGCCGGTTGATAAAACGCGCCAGGGAGATCGGCGTCGATGTTCCTGCTCTGGTGTCGACCCCGTACATCAACAGCATTCCGCCCGAAGAAGAACCCTGGTTCCCGGGCGATGAGCAGATGGAACGGCGGATTCGCAGAGCCATCCGGTGGAACGCGGCAGTCATGGTCATCAAAGCCAACTACGTAGCGGAAGGAATCGGCGGACACCTTTCGACCTTTGCGTCGTCTGCTGCGCTCTACGACGTGGGATTCAATCATTTCTTCCGTGGAAAGGAGGACGGCCTGCCGGGCGACTCCGTCTATTTCCAGGGCCATGCCGCCCCCGGAATATACGCACGGGCCTACCTCGAGGGGCGGATCACCGAGGAGCAACTGGATCACTTCCGGCGCGAGATCGCCGGCAACGGGCTTTCGTCGTACCCCCATCCCCGGCTGATGCCCGACTTCTGGGAGTTTCCGACGGTTTCGATGGGACTCGGACCGATCAATTCGATCTATCACGCCCGCTTCCTGAAATACCTGCACAACCGTCGTATCGACGACGCAGGTCAATCCCGGGTTTGGTCATTCCTGGGAGACGGCGAGACCGACGAACCTGAGACGCTCGGATCAATCACGCTCGCCGCTCGGGAGAAACTGGACAATCTGACCTGGGTCATCAACTGCAACCTTCAGAGGCTCGATGGACCGGTACGCGGCAACGGGAAGATCATTCAGGAACTCGAAGCGATATTCCGTGGGGCAGGCTGGAACGTCATCAAGGTCATCTGGGGCTCGAACTGGGATCCGCTGCTCGCGGCCGATGCCGGCTCGGTACTGGTCGACAACATGAACCGCCGGGTGGACGGCGACTACCAGCGCTACAAGGCTCACGACGGCGCCTACGTGCGGGAGCATTTCTTCGGCCCCGACCCACGCCTCCGCCACATGGTCGAGCACATGACCGACGATGAGATCTGGGCACTCCGTCGCGGCGGACACGACTACAAGAAGCTCTATGCGGCATACAAACGAGCCACGGAACTCACCGGAGCCCCGACCGTGATCCTCGCCAAGACGATCAAAGGATGGACGCTTGGACCGGATGTCGAGGGCCGGAACGCGACTCATCAGATCAAGAAGCTGAACAACGCCCAGCTGATGAAGCTTCGCACGCGGCTCTCGCTCGACGACGTCATCCCGCCGCTCGGCGATGACGATGAACCTCCATACCTGAAGTTCGAAGAGAACTCCCCCGAGTACAACTATCTGATGGAACGTCGCAGGGCGCTCGACGGACCACTCCCCTCGCGTCGAACGACCATCAGACGGCCGCTGACCCTGCCGGATCCCGCCGTGTTTGCAGAGTTCGACGGCGGATCGGGAAAGAACGAAGTGTCGACGACCATGGCGTTCACGAGACTCCTCCGCAACATGGCGCGTGATGAGCAGTTTGGACCGAGAGTCGTCCCGATCATTCCGGACGAGGGCCGGACATTCGGGATGGACGCGCTCTTCAAAGAGCTCGCCATATACGCCTCTGAAGGCCAGAAGTACGAACCGGTCGACGCGCAGCTGCTGCTCTCCTACACGGAGCGGAAGGACGGACAAATCCTCGAGGAAGGCATCACCGAGGCCGGCTCCATGGCAAGCTTCACCGCCGCCGCCACGTCGTATGCGACCCGGGGCGTACCGATGGTTCCATTCTTCGCCTTCTATTCGATGTTCGGATTCCAGCGAGTCGGTGATCTCATCTGGGCCGCCGCCGACAGCCGGGCGAAGGGTTTCCTGCTCGGGGCCACAGCCGGGAGAACCACGCTGGCCGGCGAAGGACTCCAGCATCAGGATGGCCATAGCCTCCTGCTCGCCTCGGCTGTCCCTGCCTGTGAGGCCTACGACCCGGCCTTCGCCTACGAGATGGCGACAATCATCCGTAGGGGCCTCGATCGGATGTACCGCGACAACGAAGACGTCTTCTACTACCTCACGATCTACAACGAGAACTACGTCCAGCCTCCAAAACCGGACAACGTCGATGATGGAATCATGGCCGGCCTCTATCGGTGGGATGGCGCTCCAGAAGGTGCCAGCCACAAGGCAGCGATTCTCTTCTCCGGTTCGACGCATACCGCGGCTCGTCTGGCTCGCCAAGAACTGGCCGAGAACTTCGATGTCGGTGCAGAGTTGTGGTCGGCAACTTCATACAAGAAGCTGCGTGAAGACGCGCTGGCCACCGATCGATGGAACAGACTCCATCCCGGTGAGGAGCAACGCTATCCCTACGTCGACCGGCTGTCGGCGGTGGGTGGTCCGATCGTTGCGGTCACCGATTTCGTGCAGGCCGTCCCCGATTCAATCGCTCGGTGGGTTCCCGGAACGTACCTCACGTTGGGGACAGACGGCTACGGGCGCTCGGACACGAGGGAGGCGCTGCGACGCTTTTTCGAGATCGATGCCGGACACATCGTCGTTGCCGTTCTGTCAGGCCTCGCCCGTGACGGCGAGATTCCGACCGAGCGGGTCGTCGAGGCGCTCGAGCGATACGACATCGATCCGGATCAACCTGATCCGTTCACGGTCTGA